A window from Dysidea avara chromosome 2, odDysAvar1.4, whole genome shotgun sequence encodes these proteins:
- the LOC136247461 gene encoding probable outer membrane protein pmp20 → MLIERIVIIFILFAVFTKAEEISNETFPQDVASGSGTVVDQVIKPCCVIGGRSFHSVASAVHTLINNSIIKIIEPGVVLNTNISLEKLENISVIGQGTPIVNCNSIGAISFFSCNNVTIKGINWENCGSIDGSSYPGISFYKSSNLTIQSCSFSSSAGQALLLSEASGNIHINNSVFTHNNQYRGHGAAVEYIPADTAHTQARLVIDKCSFSNNGVAKSIVYIGSSEVRFNSYIQNSVFISNEAVPIYLSNHKLHISGNVLFKQNMAIAGGGIFSSSSTVIFKNNSNITFCNNSANTNGGAMYVNDSRIYFGETSVIKYVNNLAKSFGGALFSVNKSVVFFNGNTTVTFQSNKADTKGGALYCQYCDVLFDGNSAITFNDNIAMEGGAVSSQWYSILLFNGNTTVKYIGNDATEGRGGALLSYWYSNISFYGNSKVIFSGNIARFGGVVYSEFYSNILFNGNATVTMSDNLAADYGGAVCSRRFSQISFDGNATVTYENNQATDYGGAIYSDENCSITFNGSTMVAFNNNTVLLGGAIYSRWYSIVLFDGNSTVTFKGNEVTQSGSAILSQDYNNIAFQGNSAVTFVYNSATNGAAVYSISYSTISFDGNTTVTYEGNVASNQGGAVYLYTNSHVTFHGNSEVIFDNNKAGFGGGAISSESYCKVSFDGNTAVTFKGNKASGRGGGLYSRIYSSVVFDGNSQVAFSDNGAKLGGAVYSFSYSELSFDGNTVVTYEANEAFENGAAINSKENCSITLDGHSEVIFRNNRAMHGAAVYSRIYSHLAFNGYTTVTYQSNMAREYGGAIISDNHCNITFDANSKVTFNANRAKFGGTVYSSSYSQMSFDGNTTVTYKGNKASKIGGSVHSHKNSSISFDGNSTVKFIDNEAQNGGAIGSAKYSNISFIGNTNVFYIENDANTNGGAVYSVQNCSITFDGNSKVTFSDNEAKFGGAVSSKDYSVLSFDGNTTVTYKGNNATENGGAIYCFETGSIISDGYSKVTFTSNKAATVGGAMSCNRSSLVLFQGNTKVEFTNNKAKDGGAITIQQSTMNLVMVSLVRFNDNSASSNGGAIYLGDNDTLTFQSEIMFHHNSASLFGGAIYGELKQTKQTKILSTSVDFCDNIAFVGDNVYMHIQPSCDEACLRSSIVGLNVTHNYPPIHLALYNPATCISTMETVSGCDTYFVNNIMLGQTIKTNACVLSFYDQPAGGVNFVVSSESQYHKLDGTRFVQIGCNLFEGTSVIGKKISHKTNFSMTITSYSDSELEISVELIAELSPCHPGFHYDNTTEKCVCYDDSDIVSCSGSTSTIKRGYWFGIVDGKRTVAVCPSNYCNFTCCETTNGFYQLSPVRFNQCSSHRSGTACGSCEEGYTLSFDSAKCVSVNKCTTGNTIILIILSIIYWIVLVVVVFVGTYYHVEIGYFYVITYYYSMLDILLDQNLYVSQGLFTVVSIMSSAAKVTPQFLGQLCLVKNMSGIDQQFIHYVHPLAVTIILGMICLSARMSHRFSAFVSRGIIRVICFLLLLSYTSVATTSLLLLRSLTFQNVEKIYAYLSPSIEYFHGRHLPYAIIAIICTLVIVIGLPLLLLLEPFLNHKINFTRFKPLFDQFQGCYKDKYRSFAAYYMICRLTIISIITINSTNNNTTQALLLITTLLLALTQLIIQPYKHRTLNIFDGMILQIMIFASVISLFDNFSTAVLSVIIILLVILPLVAFVVMELTVYKENFKKIFLYFKSKFVTTINIDEVPPISVTGPAIDDNMRKNTAIIVDIKRKDSAIVIHDAMTHYREPIMEIEN, encoded by the exons ATGCTTATAGAAAggattgttattatttttatacttTTTGCGGTCTTCACAAAAGCAGAGGAAATTTCTAATGAAACATTCCCTCAAGATGTTGCTTCTGGTTCAGGGACAGTGGTTGATCAGGTAATTAAACCATGTTGTGTGATTGGTGGTCGTTCTTTTCACTCAGTGGCTAGTGCAGTCCATACTCTTATAAACAATTCCATAATCAAAATAATTGAACCAGGTGTTGTACTGAACACAAATATCAGTTTAGAAAAGTTGGAGAATATTTCAGTTATCGGACAGGGAACTCCCATTGTGAATTGCAACAGTATAGGAGCTATCAGCTTTTTCTCCTGCAACAATGTGACAATTAAGGGTATTAACTGGGAGAATTGTGGCTCTATCGATGGATCATCATATCCTGGGATCAGTTTTTACAAATCATCCAACCTCACCATTCAAAGTTGTTCTTTTAGCTCCTCAGCAGGACAAGCTCTATTACTCTCAGAAGCATCAGGAAATATACACATCAACAATTCTGTGTTTACACATAATAATCAATATAGAGGTCATGGAGCAGCAGTGGAGtatatacctgcagatacagCTCATACTCAAGCAAGGTTGGTGATTGACAAATGTAGTTTCTCTAACAATGGAGTTGCTAAAAGCATTGTCTATATTGGCAGCTCAGAAGTAAGATTTAATTCATATATACAAAATTCAGTGTTTATTAGCAACGAAGCGGTACCCATTTACCTTTCAAATCATAAACTTCACATCAGTGGCAATGTGTTATTCAAACAAAATATGGCGATTGCTGGTGGAGGAATTTTTAGCAGCAGCTCAACAGTCATATTCAAGAACAACTCTAACATCACCTTTTGCAATAATTCAGCAAACACTAATGGTGGAGCCATGTACGTTAATGACTCAAGAATATATTTTGGAGAAACTTCAGTTATAAAGTATGTAAACAATTTAGCAAAATCATTTGGTGGTGCCCTGTTCTCTGTAAACAAGTCTGTTGTATTTTTCAATGGAAACACCACAGTAACGTTTCAAAGCAATAAGGCTGATACAAAAGGGGGAGCTTTATACTGTCAATATTGTGATGTTTTATTTGATGGCAACTCAGCGATAACGTTTAATGACAATATAGCTATGGAAGGAGGAGCTGTGTCATCCCAATGGTATTCTATCCTATTGTTTAATGGAAACACAACAGTGAAATATATAGGTAATGATGCTACTGAAGGTAGAGGGGGAGCTTTATTATCCTATTGGTACTCTAACATCTCATTTTATGGTAACTCAAAAGTGATATTTAGTGGAAATATAGCTAGGTTTGGAGGAGTAGTTTACTCTGAATTTTATTCTAACATATTATTTAATGGAAATGCTACAGTAACAATGAGTGACAATTTAGCTGCTGACTATGGTGGAGCAGTTTGCTCAAGAAGGTTTTCACAAATATCATTTGATGGAAATGCTACAGTGACATATGAAAATAATCAAGCTACTGACTATGGAGGAGCCATATATTCTGATGAGAACTGCAGCATCACATTCAACGGAAGCACAATGGTGGCATTTAATAACAATACAGTATTACTTGGAGGAGCCATTTATTCCAGATGGTATTCTATTGTTTTATTTGATGGAAATTCTACGGTGACATTCAAAGGTAATGAAGTTACCCAAAGTGGATCAGCCATTTTATCACAAgactataataatattgcatttcAAGGCAACTCAGCTGTGACATTTGTTTACAACAGTGCTACAAATGGTGCAGCAGTTTACTCTATATCATATTCTACTATATCATTTGATGGAAACACAACAGTGACTTATGAAGGTAATGTAGCCAGTAATCAAGGAGGAGCTGTTTATCTTTATACAAACTCCCATGTCACATTTCACGGAAACTCAGAagtaatatttgataacaataaaGCAGGATTTGGAGGAGGAGCAATATCATCAGAAAGTTATTGTAAGGTATCATTTGATGGGAACACAGCAGTGACATTTAAAGGTAATAAAGCCAGTGGTAGAGGAGGGGGTTTGTATTCCCGTATATATTCTAGTGTTGTATTTGATGGAAACTCACAAGTAGCATTTAGTGACAATGGAGCTAAGTTAGGAGGAGCAGTGTACTCCTTCAGTTACTCAGAATTATCATTTGATGGAAACACGGTAGTAACTTATGAAGCTAACGAAGCTTTTGAAAATGGAGCAGCTATTAATTCTAAAGAGAACTGTAGTATAACGCTTGATGGACATTCAGAAGTGATATTTAGAAACAATAGAGCAATGCATGGAGCAGCAGTGTACTCTAGAATATATTCACATTTAGCATTCAATGGGTATACGACGGTGACATATCAAAGTAACATGGCTAGAGAATATGGAGGAGCTATCATTTCTGATAATCACTGCAACATCACATTTGATGCAAACTCAAAAGTGACTTTTAATGCTAACAGAGCTAAATTTGGAGGAACAGTGTACTCTTCAAGCTATTCACAAATGTCGTTTGATGGAAACACGACCGTGACATATAAAGGCAATAAAGCTAGTAAAATTGGAGGAAGTGTTCACTCTCATAAGAACTCCAGCATTTCATTTGATGGGAACTCTACAGTGAAATTTATTGACAATGAAGCTCAAAATGGAGGAGCTATTGGCTcagcaaaatattctaatatttCATTTATTGGAAACACAAACGTTTTTTATATAGAAAATGATGCCAATACAAATGGAGGAGCTGTTTATTCTGTACAGAACTGtagcatcacatttgatggGAACTCTAAAGTAACATTTAGTGACAATGAAGCTAAATTTGGTGGAGCAGTGTCATCTAAAGATTATTCTGTCCTATcatttgatggtaacacaaCAGTGACATATAAAGGTAACAATGCTACTGAAAATGGAGGAGCAATTTATTGTTTTGAGACTGGCAGCATCATATCTGATGGATACTCAAAAGTGACATTTACTAGCAATAAAGCTGCAACTGTGGGTGGGGCTATGTCTTGTAATAGGTCCTCTCTTGTGTTATTTCAAGGAAATACCAAAGTAGAATTTACAAATAACAAAGCCAAAGATGGTGGGGCCATTACTATCCAACAGTCAACTATGAATCTTGTAATGGTTTCACTTGTAAGGTTTAATGACAATTCAGCTAGTAGCAATGGTGGAGCCATATATCTTGGTGATAATGATACACTAACATTTCAAAGTGAAATTATGTTTCATCACAACAGTGCTTCTCTCTTTGGTGGTGCAATTTATGGTGAACTGAAACAAACTAAACAAACCAAAATTTTATCTACaagtgttgatttttgtgaCAATATTGCCTTTGTAGGCGATAATGTTTACATGCACATACAACCGTCATGTGATGAAGCTTGTTTGAGAAGTAGTATAGTGGGACTAAATGTCACACACAATTATCCACCTATTCATTTAGCCTTATATAATCCAGCAACCTGTATTTCTACTATGGAAACAGTAAGTGGCTGTGACACTTACTTTGTGAATAATATAATGCTTGGTCAAACAATTAAAACCAATGCTTGTGTACTAAGTTTTTATGATCAACCTGCTGGAGGTGTGAACTTTGTGGTAAGCAGTGAAAGTCAATATCACAAACTTGATGGTACAAGATTTGTGCAAATAGGTTGTAATTTGTTTGAAGGTACCAGTGTAATAGGTAAGAAGATTTCTCACAAAACTAATTTCTCAATGACCATCACGTCATATAGTGACAGTGAGTTGGAAATTTCGGTTGAGCTAATAGCAGAACTATCACCATGTCATCCTGGTTTCCACTATGATAATACTACTGAAAAGTGTGTATGCTATGATGACAGTGACATTGTGTCTTGTTCTGGTAGCACATCAACTATcaaaagaggttactggtttggtaTTGTTGATGGTAAAAGAACAGTGGCAGTTTGTCCTAGCAATTACTGCAATTTTACTTGTTGTGAAACAACTAACGGATTTTACCAACTGTCACCAGTGAGATTTAATCAGTGTAGCTCACACAGATCAGGAactgcttgtggtagttgtgaagaAGGTTATACTCTCTCATTTGATTCTGCAAAATGTGTAAGTGTTAACAAGTGTACCACTGGAAATACAATAATACTGATTATTTTGTCAATTATCTATTGGATAGTCTTGGTTGTAGTAGTGTTTGTGGGGACATACTATCATGTTGAGATTGGTTATTTCTATgttattacatactattacagtatgttgGATATTTTACTGGATCAGAATTTGTATGTATCACAAGGACTGTTTACTGTTGTTAGCATTATGTCTAGTGCAGCTAAGGTGACTCCACAATTTCTAGGACAACTTTGTTTGGTAAAGAACATGAGTGGAATTGATCAACAGTTCATTCATTATGTACATCCTCTAGCTGTCACCATCATTTTAGGAATGATATGTCTATCAGCAAGAATGTCACACAGGTTTTCTGCATTTGTTAGTCGTGGAATTATCCGTGTCATTTGCTTTCTTCTACTACTGTCATATACTTCTGTGGCAACAACTTCATTACTGCTATTGAGATCCCTGACATTTCAAAATGTGGAGAAAATTTATGCTTACTTGTCACCTAGCATTGAATACTTTCATGGTCGCCATCTACCATATGCTATCATAGCAATAATATGTACACTAGTGATTGTGATTGGTCTACCACTTCTGCTTCTACTTGAGCCTTTCCTTAACCACAAGATTAACTTTACTAGATTCAAACCATTGtttgatcagtttcaaggatgttacaaagacaagtatcgttcatttgcagcttattacatgATATGTCGACTCACAATAATTTCAATAATCACCATCAATTCTACTAACAATAACACTACACAGGCCTTATTACTCATCACTACTTTACTCCTAGCTTTAACACAGCTGATCATCCAGCCATACAAACACAGAACTCTTAATATTTTTGATGGAATGATATTACAAATAATGATATTTGCATCAGTAATATCACTTTTCGATAATTTTAGTACAGCAGTGTTATCAGTAATCATAATTCTTTTAGTGATATTACCATTAGTAGCATTTGTTGTAATGGAACTGACTGTATATAAAGAAAACTTCAAGAAAATTTTCCTGTACTTCAAATCTAAATTTGTTACTACAATTAACATTGATGAAGTACCCCCCATTAGTGTTACTGGCCCTGCTATAGATGATAATATGAGGAAGAATACAGCCATTATAGTTGACAT AAAGAGGAAGGATTCTGCAATTGTGATTCATGATGCTATGACCCACTATCGTGAACCCATTATGGAGATAGAAAACTGA